In Haemophilus parainfluenzae, one genomic interval encodes:
- the ilvC gene encoding ketol-acid reductoisomerase, translated as MANYFNTLNLREKLDQLGRCRFMDRSEFADGCNYLKGKKIVIVGCGAQGLNQGLNMRDSGLDIAYALRPEAIAEKRASFQRATENGFKVGTYQELIPTADLVINLTPDKQHSKVVADVMPLMKKDSAFGYSHGFNIVEVGEQIREDITVVMSAPKCPGTEVREEYKRGFGVPTLIAVHPANDPRGEGMAIAKAWAAATGGDRAGVLESSFVAEVKSDLMGEQTILCGMLQAGSIVCYDKLVADGKDPAYAGKLIQYGWETITEALKQGGITLMMDRLSNSAKLRAFELAEQIKESLGFLYYKHMDDIISGHFSATMMADWANGDKDLFAWREATGKTAFENAPKADGIKISEQEYFDNGVLMVAMVKAGVELAFDAMVASGIYEESAYYESLHELPLIANTIARKRLYEMNVVISDTAEYGNYLFSNVATPILAKEIIPTLQKGDLGEPTPAVAIDNITLRDVNDAIRNHPVELIGQELRGYMTDMKRIAVAG; from the coding sequence ATGGCTAACTATTTCAACACATTAAATTTACGCGAAAAATTAGACCAATTAGGTCGTTGTCGTTTTATGGATCGCAGCGAATTCGCTGACGGTTGCAACTACTTAAAAGGCAAAAAAATCGTTATCGTAGGCTGTGGTGCACAAGGTTTAAACCAAGGTTTAAATATGCGTGATTCTGGCTTAGACATCGCTTATGCATTACGCCCAGAAGCCATCGCAGAAAAACGTGCTTCATTCCAACGTGCAACCGAGAACGGTTTTAAAGTGGGCACTTATCAAGAATTAATTCCAACCGCAGACTTAGTGATCAACTTAACACCGGACAAACAACATTCTAAAGTGGTGGCTGATGTGATGCCATTAATGAAAAAAGATTCTGCATTCGGTTACTCACACGGTTTTAATATTGTTGAAGTAGGTGAGCAAATCCGTGAAGACATCACTGTGGTGATGAGTGCACCAAAATGCCCAGGTACTGAAGTTCGTGAAGAATATAAACGTGGTTTCGGTGTGCCAACATTAATCGCAGTTCACCCAGCAAATGACCCACGTGGTGAAGGTATGGCAATTGCGAAAGCATGGGCTGCAGCAACTGGTGGTGACCGTGCGGGTGTATTAGAATCTTCATTCGTCGCAGAAGTAAAATCTGACTTAATGGGTGAACAAACCATTCTTTGCGGTATGTTACAAGCAGGTTCTATCGTATGTTACGACAAACTTGTTGCTGATGGTAAAGATCCAGCATACGCGGGTAAATTGATCCAATACGGTTGGGAAACAATTACCGAAGCCTTAAAACAAGGTGGTATCACATTAATGATGGATCGCTTATCAAACAGTGCAAAATTACGTGCATTTGAACTTGCTGAACAAATCAAAGAAAGCCTTGGTTTCTTATATTACAAACACATGGATGACATCATCAGCGGTCACTTCTCAGCAACTATGATGGCTGACTGGGCAAATGGTGACAAAGATTTATTCGCATGGCGTGAAGCAACTGGCAAAACTGCCTTTGAAAATGCACCAAAAGCAGACGGCATCAAAATCTCTGAACAAGAATACTTTGATAACGGTGTATTAATGGTGGCAATGGTGAAAGCAGGTGTTGAATTAGCCTTTGATGCGATGGTGGCAAGCGGTATCTATGAAGAATCAGCTTACTATGAATCACTTCACGAATTACCGTTAATCGCTAACACTATCGCGCGTAAGCGTTTATACGAAATGAACGTGGTCATTTCTGATACTGCAGAATATGGTAACTACTTATTCTCTAACGTAGCGACCCCTATTCTTGCTAAAGAAATCATCCCAACCTTACAAAAAGGTGACTTAGGTGAACCTACACCAGCAGTCGCTATCGACAACATCACCTTACGCGATGTAAACGATGCAATCCGTAACCACCCGGTTGAATTAATCGGTCAAGAGTTACGTGGCTACATGACAGATATGAAACGTATCGCTGTTGCAGGTTAA
- the ilvY gene encoding HTH-type transcriptional activator IlvY, whose amino-acid sequence MNFQDLQIFLHLADTQNFAKTATQNHMSPSTLSRQIQRMEEELEQPLFIRDNRQVRLTEQGEKFLQFAKTEWQNWQQFKRQLRDNSAELSGELRLFCSVTASYSHLPQVLAKFRTRYPKVEIQLTTGDPASAVQFIQSEQVDLALAGKPNNLPTGLAFYKIDDISLSLIAPRVACLATQLLQEEPINWQQMPFILPLDGMARQRIEQWLRSKHIKHPKIYATVAGHEGIVPMVALGFGLAMLPDAVIDNSPMAKEVSRLNLDNPVEAFDLGVCVQKRNLANPLIRAFWEMLD is encoded by the coding sequence ATGAACTTTCAAGACCTTCAAATATTTCTTCATCTTGCAGACACACAAAATTTTGCAAAAACCGCTACGCAAAATCATATGTCACCTTCTACGCTTTCACGCCAGATTCAACGAATGGAAGAAGAATTAGAACAGCCTTTATTTATTCGTGATAATCGACAAGTGCGTTTAACCGAACAAGGTGAGAAATTTTTGCAATTTGCGAAAACGGAATGGCAAAACTGGCAACAGTTTAAGCGTCAGCTTAGGGATAATTCAGCGGAATTAAGCGGAGAGTTACGCTTATTTTGTTCGGTAACGGCTTCATATAGTCACTTGCCACAGGTATTAGCCAAATTTCGTACGCGTTATCCAAAGGTTGAAATTCAACTGACCACAGGTGACCCCGCTTCTGCAGTACAATTCATTCAATCGGAGCAAGTGGATCTTGCTTTGGCGGGGAAACCGAATAATCTGCCGACGGGATTAGCGTTTTATAAGATCGATGATATTTCCCTTTCATTGATTGCGCCTCGCGTGGCTTGTTTAGCCACACAATTATTGCAAGAAGAGCCCATCAATTGGCAGCAAATGCCTTTTATTTTGCCATTGGATGGGATGGCACGGCAGCGTATTGAACAATGGTTACGTAGCAAACACATTAAACATCCGAAAATCTATGCCACCGTAGCAGGACACGAAGGGATCGTGCCGATGGTAGCGCTCGGTTTTGGATTGGCTATGCTACCCGATGCAGTAATTGATAATAGTCCAATGGCAAAAGAAGTTTCCCGTTTAAATTTGGATAATCCGGTAGAAGCATTTGATTTGGGCGTTTGTGTGCAAAAAAGAAATTTGGCAAACCCCTTAATTCGTGCATTTTGGGAGATGTTAGACTAG
- the rarD gene encoding EamA family transporter RarD, with product MLRGVLISLLASFLFGYMYYFSTLLKPLSGTDIFGYRMIFTFPFVALSVIMFKQKQALVEHIKRIKKQPLFALSYITCGALMGYQMWLFLWAPNNGSSLSVSFGYLLLPIVMVAAGRIIFKERISTLKFIAVLIAAVGVISNIILKGELSWEAIVICVGYTAYFSIRKALKNTDLGAFCLEIISLLPVSIYFALQTDFATVQESNPNIWGLLVLLGLISGAALIAYVIASNMLPMNLLGLLGYVETILMVIISFLIGEEMDADSYPLFICLVLAMSLIIFDGVYKQRVKGTNHVV from the coding sequence ATGTTAAGAGGCGTACTCATTTCACTTTTAGCCTCATTTTTATTTGGCTATATGTATTATTTTTCCACGCTGCTGAAACCACTTAGCGGCACGGATATTTTCGGCTATCGAATGATTTTTACATTCCCTTTCGTCGCCCTTTCCGTCATCATGTTTAAGCAGAAACAGGCATTAGTGGAACATATAAAACGCATCAAAAAACAACCGCTCTTTGCCCTTTCCTATATCACTTGTGGCGCATTAATGGGTTATCAAATGTGGCTCTTTTTGTGGGCACCCAATAATGGTAGCTCCTTAAGTGTTTCTTTCGGTTATTTATTGTTGCCAATTGTGATGGTGGCCGCAGGGCGGATCATTTTTAAAGAACGAATTTCAACATTGAAATTCATTGCCGTGTTAATTGCAGCAGTGGGGGTGATTTCTAATATCATCTTAAAAGGCGAATTATCTTGGGAAGCTATTGTTATCTGTGTAGGTTACACCGCCTATTTCTCCATACGAAAAGCCTTAAAAAATACCGATCTTGGTGCCTTTTGCTTAGAAATAATCTCATTATTGCCAGTTAGCATTTATTTTGCGCTTCAAACCGATTTTGCTACGGTGCAGGAATCGAATCCTAATATTTGGGGATTATTGGTATTACTCGGGCTTATTAGTGGTGCTGCATTAATTGCTTACGTGATTGCCAGCAATATGCTACCGATGAATTTGCTTGGCCTTTTAGGTTATGTTGAAACCATTTTGATGGTGATTATTTCATTTTTAATTGGAGAGGAAATGGATGCGGACAGTTATCCGTTATTCATTTGTTTAGTATTGGCGATGAGCCTGATTATTTTTGATGGCGTGTATAAACAGCGCGTAAAGGGAACAAACCATGTCGTTTAA
- the glpE gene encoding thiosulfate sulfurtransferase GlpE codes for MSFKEISPEQAWEMVQNGAMLADIRDPQRFTYSHAKGAFHLTNQSFLQFEEQVDFDSPIIVSCYHGVSSRNVATFLIEQGYENVFSIIGGFDGWVKAGLPIETAY; via the coding sequence ATGTCGTTTAAAGAAATTAGTCCAGAACAAGCTTGGGAAATGGTGCAAAATGGTGCTATGCTTGCAGACATTCGGGATCCACAACGTTTTACCTACTCCCATGCAAAAGGTGCGTTTCATTTAACCAACCAAAGTTTTTTACAATTTGAAGAACAGGTGGATTTCGATTCCCCGATTATTGTGAGTTGTTATCATGGTGTGAGCAGCCGAAATGTGGCGACTTTCCTCATTGAGCAAGGCTATGAAAATGTGTTTAGCATCATTGGGGGATTTGATGGTTGGGTAAAAGCTGGTTTACCGATAGAAACGGCTTATTAA
- a CDS encoding LLM class flavin-dependent oxidoreductase: MKLSILNLAPVREGQTYLQAVESMVNLAKHAENIGIERYWIAEHHNMKNLVSSATALLIQHTLANTKTLRVGSGGVMLPNHSPYVVAEQYGTLETLYPNRVELGLGRAPGTDMKTAAALRRGRNSLDFPAEIAELRGYFKDSNPVSAYPSAGLNIPFYILGSSTESAYLAAELGLPYAFASHFAPRMMEMAVEIYRKNFKPSTYLAEPYVILGVNAIVAETDKEAKQLVTTQTLFFLNVVTNAQQNLQPPLASEEDVWKAQMHAQKKPHFGPVDFEEIPIYNQERAVVEQMTACSLIGSPESVEFQLKQLRERVHFDEIMAVSYIFDEQKQAQSYTMLKAIVDKQ, translated from the coding sequence ATGAAGCTCTCTATTCTTAATCTCGCCCCCGTTCGGGAAGGGCAAACTTATTTGCAAGCCGTTGAGTCTATGGTCAATCTTGCAAAACATGCTGAAAACATCGGCATTGAACGCTATTGGATTGCTGAGCATCATAATATGAAAAATTTGGTGAGTTCAGCGACCGCACTTTTAATCCAACATACACTAGCTAATACGAAGACCCTGCGCGTTGGCTCAGGTGGCGTGATGTTACCGAATCATTCGCCTTATGTGGTAGCCGAGCAATATGGCACACTGGAGACGCTTTATCCAAACCGTGTTGAACTCGGTTTAGGGCGTGCGCCAGGAACTGATATGAAAACGGCTGCGGCACTTCGTCGTGGGCGAAATAGTCTAGATTTTCCTGCGGAAATTGCGGAACTTCGTGGTTATTTTAAAGATAGCAACCCTGTTTCAGCTTACCCTTCCGCTGGCTTGAATATACCATTTTATATTTTGGGATCCAGCACCGAAAGTGCCTATCTTGCGGCAGAGCTTGGCTTGCCTTATGCCTTCGCTTCACACTTTGCGCCACGCATGATGGAAATGGCGGTGGAGATTTATCGCAAAAACTTCAAACCTTCTACCTATCTTGCTGAGCCTTATGTCATCTTAGGTGTGAACGCGATCGTTGCTGAAACCGATAAAGAAGCAAAACAACTGGTGACAACACAAACACTATTTTTCTTAAATGTGGTCACTAACGCACAACAAAATTTACAACCGCCTTTGGCATCAGAGGAAGATGTTTGGAAAGCCCAAATGCATGCCCAAAAGAAACCGCACTTTGGTCCAGTCGATTTCGAGGAGATCCCGATTTACAACCAAGAGCGTGCGGTAGTGGAACAAATGACCGCTTGTTCGCTTATTGGTAGTCCTGAAAGTGTGGAATTTCAACTCAAGCAACTGCGTGAACGGGTACATTTTGATGAAATTATGGCGGTGAGCTATATTTTTGATGAACAAAAACAAGCCCAATCTTACACGATGTTGAAAGCGATTGTGGATAAGCAATAG